A single region of the Enterococcus mundtii genome encodes:
- a CDS encoding cation-translocating P-type ATPase produces the protein MENKEHAQSTVYKESIDTLMQQTQSSPDGLSSTQAKEKLERDGLNQLKEAPKKPTWKLFLETFKDAMVIVLLVVALIQMVMGDYIEFFVIFAVLMLNSVISVIQTKKAEGSLEALKNLSAPDAKVIRDGKEMTIPANELVVGDIVLLDAGDYVPADGRLLEAGSLKVDEGMLTGESTSAEKEVVEITQTVPIGDRLNMVFSGTIITYGRGKFLVTATGNNTEIGEVAGLLESTTEQVTPLQRGLDKFSKKLSLAILGLSLVILGIQLFRIYMGGGTGDMTADIVSAIMFAVAVAVAAIPEALQSIVTIVLSLGTNKMAKRHAIIRKLPAVETLGSTSIICTDKTGTLTQNKMTVVDYYLANGATGDFSNDPKNWSVDERRLIEISVLANDASISEDGSKLGDPTEVAFVDFSEKMNQPYREIRQTYPRQAELPFDSDRKLMSTAHEIDNQQFLFVKGGPDIVFGRSTKALVNGEVVPMTDELRKKFQEQNEAFSKRALRVLAFAYRPINSLELSFDDEDDLILVGIMAMIDPPRDEVTQAVKEAKSAGIKTIMITGDHKTTAVAIAKEIGIFAEGDQALTGTELDELSEDQLNEVLEKVTVYARVSPENKIRIVRAWQTKGHISAMTGDGVNDAPALKQADIGIAMGTGTDVAKDAAAMVLTDDNFASIVSAVEVGRNVFDNIKKAISYLFSGNLGAIIAIIFALVADWSNPFTALQLLFINLVNDSLPAIALGTEKAEPATMKRPPRDPNSGIFTDKTLISVTYRGVLIGIAVIFAQWLGMQHSPEFGVAMSFTTLIWCRTLQTFPARSNTQTAIQAGFFSNRSVLLAVAVCSALYCIAMIPGLKEVFSIPAAFGLTEVFTCIGIALVTVVLMEITKMILVRVQGNK, from the coding sequence TTGGAAAACAAGGAACACGCACAATCAACGGTCTACAAAGAATCGATCGACACGTTGATGCAACAAACGCAAAGCTCACCAGATGGGTTGAGTAGTACGCAAGCAAAAGAAAAATTAGAAAGAGACGGCTTGAACCAACTGAAGGAAGCACCGAAGAAGCCAACTTGGAAACTGTTTCTCGAAACTTTTAAAGACGCTATGGTAATTGTGTTATTAGTTGTTGCATTGATTCAAATGGTGATGGGTGACTATATCGAATTTTTCGTTATCTTTGCCGTGTTGATGTTGAACTCAGTGATTAGTGTGATCCAAACGAAAAAAGCAGAAGGTTCACTTGAAGCATTGAAAAACCTTTCTGCACCAGATGCAAAAGTGATTCGTGACGGAAAAGAAATGACGATTCCGGCGAATGAATTAGTGGTTGGGGATATCGTTTTACTTGATGCAGGTGATTATGTACCGGCAGATGGACGTTTGTTAGAAGCTGGTTCATTAAAAGTTGACGAAGGAATGTTGACAGGTGAGTCGACATCAGCAGAAAAAGAAGTAGTAGAAATCACTCAGACTGTGCCGATCGGTGATCGCTTGAACATGGTCTTTAGTGGTACAATCATTACTTACGGTCGTGGGAAATTCTTAGTAACTGCTACAGGAAACAATACAGAAATCGGTGAAGTTGCTGGTTTATTAGAATCAACAACGGAACAAGTGACACCATTACAACGTGGATTAGATAAATTCAGTAAGAAGTTAAGTTTAGCCATTTTAGGCTTATCATTGGTGATTTTAGGTATCCAGTTATTCCGTATCTATATGGGTGGCGGAACAGGAGATATGACAGCAGATATCGTTAGTGCCATCATGTTTGCAGTCGCGGTTGCCGTAGCAGCGATCCCTGAAGCATTGCAGTCGATTGTAACGATCGTCTTGTCACTGGGAACCAATAAAATGGCCAAACGACATGCTATCATCCGTAAACTACCAGCTGTAGAAACATTAGGCTCAACGAGTATCATTTGTACGGATAAAACTGGTACATTGACACAAAACAAAATGACGGTTGTTGATTATTATTTAGCGAATGGGGCAACTGGTGATTTTTCAAATGATCCAAAAAACTGGTCTGTAGACGAACGTCGTTTAATTGAGATCAGTGTCTTGGCAAATGATGCGTCGATCAGTGAAGATGGTTCAAAACTAGGTGATCCAACAGAAGTCGCTTTTGTTGACTTCAGTGAAAAAATGAACCAACCTTATCGCGAGATCCGCCAAACGTATCCAAGACAAGCAGAATTACCATTTGACTCGGATCGAAAATTGATGTCAACAGCACATGAAATCGACAATCAACAATTCTTATTTGTCAAAGGTGGACCAGATATCGTGTTTGGCCGCAGTACAAAAGCATTAGTAAATGGTGAAGTCGTGCCAATGACAGATGAGTTAAGAAAAAAATTCCAAGAACAAAACGAAGCATTCTCAAAACGCGCGTTGCGTGTATTAGCCTTTGCTTATCGTCCAATTAATAGCCTAGAATTGTCATTTGATGATGAAGATGATTTGATCTTAGTTGGGATCATGGCAATGATCGATCCGCCAAGAGATGAAGTAACTCAAGCGGTCAAAGAAGCAAAAAGTGCTGGGATCAAAACGATCATGATCACTGGTGACCATAAAACAACTGCAGTTGCTATTGCAAAAGAAATCGGTATTTTTGCTGAAGGTGATCAAGCCTTGACTGGTACAGAATTAGATGAGCTATCAGAAGATCAATTGAATGAAGTATTGGAAAAAGTAACGGTTTATGCGCGTGTATCTCCGGAAAATAAAATCCGTATCGTGCGTGCTTGGCAAACAAAAGGTCATATCTCTGCGATGACTGGTGACGGAGTAAATGATGCTCCTGCCTTGAAACAAGCAGATATTGGTATTGCAATGGGTACAGGTACTGACGTAGCCAAAGATGCTGCAGCAATGGTTCTGACAGATGATAATTTCGCATCGATCGTCAGTGCAGTGGAAGTAGGACGTAATGTCTTTGATAATATCAAAAAGGCCATCTCTTACTTGTTTTCAGGAAACCTAGGTGCGATCATCGCGATCATCTTTGCCTTAGTTGCAGATTGGTCAAATCCATTTACAGCCTTACAATTATTGTTCATCAACTTAGTCAACGACTCATTACCAGCAATCGCGTTAGGAACTGAAAAAGCAGAGCCAGCGACAATGAAACGTCCACCAAGAGATCCAAATTCAGGTATCTTTACGGACAAAACATTGATCTCTGTGACGTATCGTGGCGTATTGATCGGTATTGCAGTTATTTTTGCTCAATGGTTAGGGATGCAACATTCACCTGAATTTGGCGTAGCGATGTCCTTCACAACGTTGATCTGGTGTCGTACATTGCAAACATTCCCAGCCCGTTCAAATACCCAAACAGCGATTCAAGCTGGTTTCTTCTCAAACCGCAGTGTTCTATTAGCAGTTGCTGTATGTAGTGCGCTTTACTGTATTGCAATGATCCCAGGACTAAAAGAAGTCTTCTCGATCCCAGCGGCATTTGGGTTGACTGAAGTCTTCACTTGTATCGGAATCGCGCTTGTAACGGTTGTGTTGATGGAAATCACTAAAATGATTTTGGTACGTGTACAAGGAAACAAATAA
- a CDS encoding FtsW/RodA/SpoVE family cell cycle protein, translated as MGVKDIRKIDLYLLVPYLLISVIGLLMIYSASTFRLMSFDQSTNQLLVRQMVFVALSWAMIFFIYRVKPAFILNHRIVKIMMGIGIVGLILTKVPGIGVNISGAQRWISIAGFQFQPAEIVNVGMIFYLAYYFRKPKQSLNELKKPFFIIALCSLLILFQPKVAGAILLIILAAIMITTVQLPVRYILLFFAGLFSLFLLLGGIIYLLGQNDLLPSIFAHTYDRLSIAFNPFLDPYGKGFQMSQSYYAMYNGGLFGLGLGNSITKKGYLPVAETDFIFSIILEELGLIVGLLILAMLFSIILRLFVLSANEPNQQIGLIYLGTGMLLLLQTSINIASISGMIPMTGIPLPFISYGGSSYLILSMLLGVCLKLSSRGKQNEI; from the coding sequence ATGGGTGTAAAAGACATAAGAAAAATAGATTTGTATTTGCTCGTACCATATCTGTTGATCAGTGTAATAGGATTATTGATGATCTATAGTGCGAGTACGTTCCGTTTGATGTCATTCGATCAAAGTACAAATCAACTTTTAGTTCGACAAATGGTATTTGTAGCACTTAGTTGGGCAATGATTTTTTTCATTTACCGAGTGAAACCTGCATTTATACTCAATCATCGAATCGTAAAAATAATGATGGGGATCGGTATCGTGGGGCTGATCTTGACAAAGGTACCTGGGATTGGTGTCAATATCAGTGGTGCGCAACGATGGATCTCAATTGCAGGTTTTCAATTTCAACCTGCTGAAATTGTCAATGTCGGTATGATTTTTTATTTAGCTTATTATTTTAGAAAACCCAAGCAATCATTGAATGAATTAAAAAAACCCTTTTTTATCATCGCTTTATGTTCTCTGCTGATTTTATTCCAACCAAAAGTAGCTGGTGCGATCTTGTTGATCATCTTAGCTGCAATCATGATCACGACGGTTCAATTACCAGTTCGCTATATTTTATTGTTTTTTGCAGGACTGTTCAGTCTCTTTTTGCTCCTTGGCGGCATTATTTATTTACTAGGGCAAAATGACCTATTACCAAGTATTTTTGCTCATACTTATGATCGCTTGAGCATTGCTTTTAATCCTTTTTTAGATCCTTATGGAAAAGGATTTCAGATGAGTCAATCTTATTATGCCATGTACAACGGTGGGCTTTTTGGATTAGGACTGGGAAATAGTATTACCAAAAAGGGCTATTTACCAGTAGCCGAGACTGATTTTATTTTTTCGATTATTTTAGAAGAGTTAGGCCTGATCGTAGGCTTACTGATTCTAGCAATGTTATTTTCGATTATTTTGCGCTTATTTGTCTTGAGTGCGAATGAACCAAATCAGCAGATCGGGTTGATTTATTTGGGAACAGGGATGTTGTTATTGCTACAGACAAGTATCAATATTGCAAGTATCAGTGGCATGATCCCAATGACAGGTATTCCGCTTCCTTTTATTAGTTATGGAGGATCAAGCTATTTGATTTTATCCATGCTTTTGGGTGTTTGCCTGAAACTGTCCTCACGAGGTAAG
- a CDS encoding hydroxymethylglutaryl-CoA synthase codes for MKIGIDRLSFFIPNLFLDMTELANRRGDDPAKYHIGIGQDQMAVNQVYEDIVTLGANAASKIVTEEDREKIDMVIVGTESGIDQSKASAVIIHHLLKIQPFARSFEVKEACYGGTAALHMAKEYVKNHPDRKVLVIASDIARYGLASGGEVTQGVGAVAMMITQNPRILSLEDHSVFLTEDIYDFWRPNYSQYPVVDGPLSNSTYIESFQKVWNRYKETTGRTLADYDALTFHIPYTKMGKKALQSVIEETDEATQKRLMARYEEGITYSRRIGNLYTGSLYLGLISLLENSQALKSGARIGLFSYGSGAVSEFFTGYLEEGYQNFLSKEDNQAMLDNREALTVDQYEKIFNETLPGNGETAEYHSDLPYSIYKVENDIRFYKEK; via the coding sequence ATGAAAATAGGGATTGATCGTCTTTCCTTTTTTATTCCTAATTTATTTTTAGATATGACTGAATTAGCAAACAGACGTGGAGATGATCCTGCCAAATACCATATCGGGATCGGTCAAGATCAGATGGCTGTCAATCAAGTTTATGAAGACATCGTCACGCTAGGAGCAAATGCAGCGAGTAAAATCGTCACAGAAGAAGATCGTGAGAAAATCGATATGGTCATTGTAGGTACCGAATCAGGCATCGACCAATCAAAGGCAAGTGCTGTGATCATCCATCATTTGTTAAAAATTCAACCTTTTGCTCGTTCATTCGAAGTAAAAGAAGCTTGTTACGGGGGAACAGCAGCTTTGCACATGGCAAAAGAATATGTCAAAAATCATCCAGATCGTAAAGTCTTAGTGATTGCGAGCGATATTGCTCGCTACGGTTTAGCAAGTGGTGGTGAAGTGACTCAAGGTGTAGGTGCGGTCGCTATGATGATCACACAAAACCCTCGGATTCTTTCTCTTGAAGACCACAGCGTCTTTTTAACAGAAGATATTTATGACTTTTGGCGTCCAAATTATAGTCAATATCCTGTAGTAGATGGCCCTTTGTCCAACTCTACTTATATTGAGTCTTTCCAAAAAGTCTGGAATAGATATAAAGAAACAACAGGTCGAACACTTGCTGATTATGATGCGCTTACCTTCCATATTCCTTACACAAAAATGGGGAAAAAAGCGTTACAAAGTGTGATCGAAGAAACAGATGAGGCAACGCAAAAACGTTTGATGGCTCGTTATGAAGAAGGCATCACCTATAGTCGACGAATAGGAAATCTATACACTGGGTCCCTTTATTTGGGATTGATTTCTTTATTAGAAAACTCTCAAGCGTTGAAATCGGGTGCCCGTATCGGATTATTCAGCTATGGTTCTGGTGCTGTGAGTGAATTTTTCACTGGATATTTAGAAGAAGGCTATCAAAACTTCTTATCCAAAGAAGACAATCAAGCGATGTTAGATAACCGTGAAGCATTGACGGTTGATCAATATGAAAAGATCTTCAATGAAACATTACCGGGAAATGGTGAAACAGCTGAATATCATTCAGATCTACCTTACTCGATCTATAAAGTTGAAAATGATATTCGTTTTTACAAAGAAAAATAA
- a CDS encoding class I SAM-dependent methyltransferase, giving the protein MDKEEWNTFAKDYYESQKESSTTIVEDVVAYLKSEDLLPAGSFADVAGGAGRYLPLAKEIEQYELIDFSEEMLVYAEHEAQILGLNNCQFILKDFTNFLQEEKTYELVFSAANPALVSCEQLEKLRGKAMRACLILRVVSSEDSVFVPLERYLGIEESDPNTSSTIMDRFETYLSKKHLSYKRTEFTYDSQEEVTPSFLRVYYEEMQDDPRFQSALQELFKNSETIQSTNKLTYRLLTIY; this is encoded by the coding sequence ATGGACAAAGAAGAATGGAATACCTTTGCGAAAGACTATTACGAATCACAAAAAGAATCTAGTACGACGATCGTAGAGGATGTCGTTGCTTATCTAAAAAGCGAGGATTTATTACCAGCTGGCTCATTCGCAGATGTTGCCGGTGGTGCAGGGCGTTATCTGCCGTTAGCAAAAGAAATAGAACAATATGAGTTGATTGATTTTTCAGAAGAAATGCTTGTATATGCTGAACATGAAGCACAAATACTGGGGCTAAATAACTGTCAATTCATTTTGAAAGATTTTACTAATTTTTTACAAGAAGAGAAGACCTATGAACTTGTTTTTTCGGCAGCAAATCCCGCCTTGGTTTCTTGTGAACAATTGGAAAAACTGCGTGGGAAAGCGATGAGAGCTTGTTTGATCCTAAGAGTAGTCTCCTCAGAAGATAGTGTCTTCGTACCCCTTGAAAGGTATTTAGGGATCGAGGAATCTGACCCTAACACCTCGTCAACTATTATGGATCGGTTTGAGACGTATTTATCAAAGAAACACCTTTCTTATAAGAGAACTGAATTCACTTATGATTCACAGGAAGAAGTCACGCCTTCATTTTTGCGGGTTTATTATGAAGAAATGCAAGATGATCCACGTTTCCAGTCAGCTCTCCAAGAATTATTTAAAAACAGTGAGACAATTCAGAGTACAAATAAACTGACCTATCGATTATTGACTATCTATTAG
- a CDS encoding hydroxymethylglutaryl-CoA reductase, degradative, which yields MKEVVIIDAARTPIGKYRGSLSSYSAVELGTFITTEILERTGINKEAINQVIFGNVLQAGNGQNVARQIAINSGIPVSVPAMTINEVCGSGMKSVILARQQIQLGEADLIIAGGVESMTRAPMIQVSDPENEKIEEISSMVNDGLTDAFSNTHMGLTAENVAKQFSVTRAEQDQYALASQLKAGQASESGVFKEEIIPISRNEEVFATDEAVRGNSTLEKLSTLRTVFAEDGTVTAGNASPLNDGGSVLILASKDYAIAHGLPYLATIKGISEVGIDPSIMGVAPIKAINTLMEKTELSLDDIDLFEINEAFAASSIVVNRELNLPSEKVNIYGGAIALGHPIGASGARILTTLGYALRRQHQRYGVASLCIGGGLGLAVLLEANLQETGDNKKKKFYELTPEQRRQRLVQEKVISQAEATGFKESVLTEDIANHLIENQISQVEIPLGVALNFQVNGQKKWIPMATEEPSVIAAASNGAKICGDISVQIPQRLMRGQIVLTGRCDYRKIKEVIEARKPELVTCANESYPSIVKRGGGVREISTREFMGSEHAYLSLDFLVDVKDAMGANIINSILEGVAVRIKEWFPEQEILFSILSNLATESLAIATCMIPFERLAKDKETGQLIAEKIRQASEYAKLDPYRATTHNKGIMNGIEAVILATGNDTRAAAAAIHAYAARNGSYQGLTDWQIKEDHLVGKLTVPLAVATVGGASRVLPKAKASLDMLAIDSAQELAQVIAAVGLAQNLAALRALVSDGIQKGHMSLQARALAITVGAKGDEIERVAAKLRESGTINQQSALAALEAIQASKN from the coding sequence TTGAAGGAAGTCGTTATTATAGATGCTGCACGAACACCGATTGGAAAGTATCGTGGTAGCTTAAGCAGTTATTCTGCTGTTGAGTTGGGAACATTCATTACAACAGAAATCCTTGAACGAACAGGGATAAACAAAGAAGCAATCAATCAAGTCATTTTTGGAAATGTGCTTCAAGCAGGGAATGGGCAAAATGTTGCACGACAAATTGCGATCAATAGCGGAATCCCCGTTAGTGTTCCGGCAATGACAATCAATGAAGTTTGTGGATCTGGGATGAAATCAGTGATCCTTGCGCGTCAACAAATCCAACTAGGCGAAGCGGACCTGATCATAGCCGGTGGTGTTGAAAGCATGACTAGAGCGCCGATGATCCAAGTGAGCGATCCAGAAAACGAGAAAATCGAAGAAATCTCAAGTATGGTCAATGATGGATTAACCGATGCATTTTCCAATACTCATATGGGACTGACAGCAGAAAATGTGGCAAAACAATTTTCTGTGACGAGAGCAGAGCAAGATCAATATGCACTGGCTTCACAATTAAAAGCAGGACAAGCCAGCGAGTCAGGGGTCTTCAAGGAAGAAATCATTCCAATTTCCCGTAATGAAGAAGTATTTGCAACAGATGAAGCAGTGCGAGGAAATAGTACATTAGAAAAATTAAGCACCTTACGGACGGTTTTTGCGGAGGACGGCACAGTTACTGCTGGAAATGCTTCACCTTTGAACGATGGTGGCTCTGTACTGATCTTAGCGTCTAAAGACTATGCGATTGCTCATGGCTTACCGTATTTAGCTACGATCAAAGGAATCTCTGAAGTTGGGATCGATCCCAGTATCATGGGGGTAGCTCCAATCAAAGCAATCAATACCTTGATGGAGAAAACAGAGCTTTCCTTGGACGACATCGATCTATTTGAAATTAACGAAGCGTTTGCTGCGTCATCGATCGTTGTGAATCGTGAATTGAATCTCCCATCAGAGAAAGTCAATATTTATGGTGGTGCGATTGCGTTAGGCCATCCGATTGGTGCTAGTGGCGCTCGTATCTTGACTACTTTAGGCTATGCGTTAAGAAGGCAGCACCAACGATACGGAGTAGCTTCATTATGTATTGGTGGCGGTCTTGGATTAGCTGTTCTTTTGGAAGCTAATTTGCAAGAAACTGGTGATAACAAAAAAAAAAAGTTTTATGAACTAACGCCAGAACAACGTAGACAGCGATTAGTTCAAGAAAAAGTGATTTCCCAAGCAGAAGCAACAGGTTTTAAAGAATCTGTTTTAACAGAAGATATCGCCAACCATTTGATTGAAAATCAAATCAGCCAAGTAGAGATCCCATTAGGTGTCGCATTGAATTTTCAAGTGAACGGTCAAAAAAAATGGATTCCTATGGCAACGGAAGAACCTTCTGTAATTGCTGCAGCGAGCAATGGCGCAAAAATATGTGGCGATATCAGCGTTCAGATACCCCAACGATTGATGCGTGGGCAGATCGTCTTAACTGGTCGTTGTGATTATCGAAAAATCAAAGAAGTCATTGAAGCAAGAAAACCAGAATTGGTCACTTGTGCAAACGAAAGCTATCCTTCGATTGTCAAGCGTGGTGGAGGTGTCCGAGAAATTTCTACTCGAGAATTTATGGGGAGCGAGCATGCCTATCTTTCACTTGATTTTTTAGTGGATGTCAAAGATGCGATGGGTGCGAATATCATCAACTCGATTTTGGAGGGAGTTGCGGTTCGTATCAAAGAATGGTTCCCTGAACAAGAAATCTTGTTCAGTATCTTAAGTAATCTGGCGACGGAATCTTTAGCAATCGCGACTTGTATGATTCCTTTTGAGCGATTGGCAAAGGACAAAGAAACGGGTCAACTGATTGCTGAAAAGATTCGTCAAGCGAGTGAATACGCAAAATTGGATCCTTATCGGGCAACGACCCACAACAAAGGAATCATGAATGGTATCGAAGCGGTCATCTTAGCCACAGGAAATGATACACGAGCAGCCGCAGCGGCTATTCATGCCTATGCTGCTCGAAATGGTAGTTACCAAGGGTTGACTGACTGGCAAATCAAGGAAGATCATTTGGTAGGGAAATTGACGGTTCCTTTAGCTGTTGCGACAGTAGGGGGCGCTTCCCGAGTTTTACCGAAAGCGAAAGCTTCTTTAGATATGTTAGCAATTGATTCTGCACAAGAATTGGCACAAGTGATTGCAGCTGTTGGTTTAGCACAAAACCTGGCGGCACTGCGTGCACTTGTTAGTGACGGTATCCAAAAAGGACATATGTCCTTACAAGCGAGGGCATTAGCAATCACAGTTGGTGCCAAAGGGGACGAAATCGAGAGAGTTGCCGCAAAGCTTAGGGAGTCAGGAACGATCAACCAACAAAGCGCACTAGCTGCCTTAGAAGCTATCCAGGCGAGCAAAAACTAG